The DNA region GCCGGCGAGCAGGATGCCGACCATTAACAGCGACGTTGCGACCGGTCGCAGAATAAAAATGCGAGACGGATTCATGCTCCATGACCGGCGCGCCGGCCTGCTCCTCCAGGACGGCCCGAGGGAGTCGCCTGCCCAGGCTGCTGTCCCGGTATTTGCGCATCAACGCGGCTGCCCGGCTGTAACTTCTCTTGACCGTCCGTCACGACCTGCTCCCCAGGATTAACTCCGGAGTCAACCACGGCACTAAGGCCTTCAGTAAGCGCGACCTTGATCGGCCTTTGTTCTACGGTCTTGTCCTCTTTCAGCGCGTAAACGTAGGTACCCTGTGCGCCTCGCTGCACCGCCGTGGCCGGAATCGTAATGGCATTCTGGCGCGTGTAGACCTCCAGGCGTGCGTTCACAAACTGATTCGGATACAAGGCATTATCACGATTATCAAAGACTGCCTTCAGGCGAAATGTTCCCGTATTGGGATCGATCTGATTGTCGATCGTTTCCAGGCGACCGTCCGCGATCTGTTGCGTGTCGTCGCGATTCCAAGCCTGTACCTCCAGCCGGCCGCTCCTCATGTGCTGAGTCACCATTGGCAAGTTGTCCTCGGGCAAGGTGAAGAGGACAGAAATCGGCTGCAGCTGAGTAATCACCAGCAATCCATTCGCATCGGAGGCATGAACCATGTTGCCAGGATCGACTAGTCGCAATCCGACTTGGCCGTCGATTGGAGCCTTGATGTGGCTGTAGGTAAGGTTCAGCTTGGCATTATTGATCTGGGCATCGTCGGCACGCACCAGACCTTCCTGTTGGGCCACCAGCGATTCCTGTGTGTTGTATTGCTGCTGGGCGATTACGCCTTGCTTGTAGAGATCGGCATAGCGCTGCAAATCGCGCCGCGCATTTTCGAGGTTTGCCTGGTCCTTGAACTTTGTCGCTTCAGCCTGCGCGACCTGCACTTCGTAAGGTCGAGGGTCGATCAACGCGAGTTCATCGCCTTTGCGGATGTGCTGTCCTTCGCGGAAATTCACCTGCATCAGCTGGCCATCCACACGACTGTGAATAGTCACCGTGTAATAGGCCTGAACATTCCCCAATCCCTCGAGGTAAACGGGCATGTCACGCTGCTGCACGGGAGCAACTGAGACGGGGATGGCGCGATTGGCATCAGCCCCAGCGGCACCACGACCTCCCTGCCCACGAGCGGAGTTCTGATCTGGCGCCTTGTGCAGCGATCGAAGCCCAAACATACCCAGCGCAATAACAGCAAAGATGACAATGATCCAGATGACCGTTTTTCGGCCGCCCGAGCTACGCCGCGGTGGGATTTCCACTTCTCTTAGATCGGGTGGTGGAGTTATGAGTGGTTGTGCCATTCGTAATGTCGTGCCCCAAAAGGCGCATTGAATCCAACTAATTTACAGCATCCAAGCGCCTGAAACGCCTGCTGAAGCCAGGGAAACTCTTATAAGAGAATCGCGGCCGCAAGTTGGTTTGCCCAAGCCCGGGCCGCATCAGTCAGGAGTGTCTTTCCGGTTCATTCAATTAGACGACCGGTACCAAGCAAAAGTACTCGCAATTCCGCCAGGATAGCGGGTTAAGTTTTGTTAATTCTATGGCTTGAGCGAAACGTTCTGGTTGCACTTCGGCAACTGGATCATGCTATGGCGCAAGAAGGCTGGCCAAATCAGCCGGTGGACAGCGCAACCCGACGAAGAACGTGCCGAAGAGTGCGTAAACGGCGCTGACCTCGTCAAAACGCATTTCGTAGATCAGCCGTTTGAATACGAGCGGGTCATCGGCGAAGAGCGTGACCCCCCACTCCCAATCATCGAAGCCGATCGACCCGGAGATGATCTGCTTTACCTCGCCGGCGTAACGTCGTCCCACGAGACCATGCTCATTCATCTGCCGCTGGCGCTCTTCAATGGGAAGCGTGTACCAGTTCTTGTCTTCTCCTCGGCGACGGTCCATTGGATAAAAGCAGATGTACCGGTTAGGCGGCATTTGCGGAAACAGCCGCGGCTGCATAGCTTCGCGCTGTCGCGCAAGCGTGTCCTCGATGGCTCGCTTCCATTCGTCGGAGTGCGGTTCGATCCCCGCGTCGAGCAGTGAGCGATAGGTCTTTATGCTGGACTCATATAAGCCAAGCTCTATGACAGACAAATAGGAACTGGAATGCTCCAGAAAGTCACCAAGCCTCGTGCGTGCGAGTGCCAACTCTGCCTGGTTCAGGGCAGCAAACGATTCCCGAAAATGGACGAACATCAAGTCGCCCTTATGCCCGAGCAAGGAGAACAGAGCCGATTGTCCGATCGCGTTCTGCTCCATCTCTTCGAGAACTTTTGCGGCTTCGCCAATGATCTCGTTTTTTTGCACACCGCTCAGTTGCCGCCACGCGGGCCAGCGGAACTTCATCATCTGATGAAGAACGCTGTAACCCTCGATGGTGAGAGGCACCTCTGGGAGCGAGGCTGTTTGAGGACGCGCTGTACGAGCAGTCGACATAGGCTAGCTAAGCGGGGCTGTACCTATTTTATATCTGCCAATCGAACGCAGTGCCGCGCAATTTGCAGGTCTTCATCTGTCGGGATCACTCGAACAGCGCATCCACTGTTCGCGGCGCTAATTTGCTCCGCGTCCCTCTCGTTGGCCGATTGGTCTAAGACGATCCCAAGATATTGGAGGCGTGAGCAAACCCTTGAGCGTACCATCGCGGCGTGCTCGCCGATTCCTGCCGTGAATACGAGCAGATCAATGCCATTTAGCGCCGCAGCCATGGCGCCAATAAATTTCGCAATGGAATAGCAAAACATCTCAACCGCAAGTGCCGCATTTGGATTGTTGCTATCGGCAAGCAATTGGCGCATGTCGCTGGATGTGCCGGAAACGCCTCGAAGTCCGGCCTCGTGGTTCATAAGTTGATCCAGTTCCTCTGCCGAATATTTCTCATGCTGAAGCAACCGCAACAGCACGCCCGGATCGAGATCTCCGCAGCGCGTTCCCATCATCACACCACCTGTGGGGGTTAGTCCCATTGTGGTATCGATGGATCGGCCGTCTTGGACTGCGCACAGGCTGCAGCCATTTCCCAGATGCGCAATTACTACCTTTTTAGGCACCTTCGGGCCCAGAGTCTCAACGATGAATTCGAAGGAAAGACCATGGAAGCCATATCGCCTCAGACCTCGCTTCCAGAGGACATCGGAAAACGGTAACCGAGCGGCAGGTTCGGGAAGCGTTCGGTGGAATGCCGTGTCGAAGCAGGCAACTTGAAACGCTCGCGGAAAGCGTTCCGCGGCGTAGTCAAGTACTTCGAGTGCGGCGGGAAGATGCAGCGGCGCAAATGGCACTGCCTCACGGAGCAAGCCCAGGACTCGAGCAGTGATCTGCTGATGCTCGCGAAGTTGCGGACCACCATGCACGATGCGATGGCCAATGATGTGGGGTTCGGGAAAGAGTCTCTGCTTCAGCTCCTCGAGAAGATACTCTGCGGCTTGCCTGGCATCGCGAAATACAAGGTTTCCCTGAAGGAGCGCTTCCTTGCCCCGCTTCAGGGAGATGCGTCCCGCGCTGCTCCCAATCTCCTCCGCCGCTCCCGAAACCAGTTTAGAGGTAGTTCCATTCCGGAACTCATACAGGGACAACTTGAGGGAGGAGGAGCCGCTGTTGAGTGCGAGAATTATCTTGGAGTCTGGGATCGTGTTCTCCCGGAGTTTTGAAAAGATCGTTTCAATGGAGCATGTTCATTGCCGCCGCAAAACTCGGCCGAGCCGAGGTCCCGGCAATTGCTGATGTTGCGCTCGCCGGGTGGTTACTCGGATTACGCATATCTGGTAGATCAGCAAACCTGAGCTCAAACGTATCCGTGAGATCCGTCTCAGGTGCAATCCGTGTCATGTTTTTTGCATTTTGATTATTTCTTCTGCATCAACTCCAACAGCTCCGTCACTTCGCTCTGGATCGCGGTTCTCAGGGTCGGTTGAAAGTCAGGAGCAAACAGAGCCGAGTGCAGAGAGGGCAATTGCGCTCCCGATTGCTGGGCTTCAGCAAACTTATCCGGATTCACGGCCCCTACGTGAAACATCGCCTCAGGAATGCCATCCTGAGCGTAGTAGCTGAAATCTTCGCTGACCATTTTGGGCGGCATTTCGACCACATTGGAATCGCCAAGAGAACGACGCAACGATCCGACGAGCCGCTCCGTGAGCTTTGGATCGTTGTAGACCGCAATCGTGCCTTCCGTAGTCTTCACTTCCGGCGCGCGAGGAGCGCCGGCCAGCTCGGCCTCTGCCTTGGCAACACGTTCGATGCCCTGCAAGATCCGCTCGCGGACCTCTTTCTTATAAGTGCGCACGGAGAGACCAAGCATCACCTGATCGGGGATGATGTTGTTTTTCGTTCCACCATGAATTTGGCCCACGGTGACCACGACCGGATCGAGCGGATTGTTTTGCCGGGAGACCAGCGTCTGGAGCCCGCTAATGATACGAGCAGCGATCACGATCGGATCGATCGTCATCTGCGGCTGCGCCCCATGTCCTCCTTTGCCAAAAACGGTGATGTCGATGGAATCGGAGTTCGCGAGCGCATAACCGGGCGTGTAGCCAACTTTTCCCGCCGGTAAATTATCAGCGTCATGAATTGCCACTGCGAAGTTCGGTTTTGGGAAACGGGTGTAAAGACCATCGGCCAGCATTGCCTTTGCACCCTTGACGACTTCTTCTGCAGGCTGCGCGATCATGATCAACGTGCCGCTCCACTGCTGCTTGTGCGCGGCCATCCATGTAGCCGTGCCAATCCACGCGGTCATGTGCAGATCATGGCCGCATGCATGCATCACCGGTGTGCCTTCGGCGGTACGAACCTTGCTGGCAAACGGAAGCCCGGTCTTCTCTTCCACCGGGAGAGCGTCAGTGTCAGTCCGCAACAAAACATTTGGACCGTTGCCATTCCGGAGCACAGCCACCACGCCGTAACCCCCGACGCCAGAGGTAACCTCGTACCCTAACGGCTTCAGTTCCGACACCAGCTTGGCCGCGGTCTTTTGTTCGTGGAGCGACAGTTCGGGAGTTTGATGAAAATCGACGTAGAGCTTTTCCAGATTGGGATAAAGCTGATCGAAGTCTGTGGACGAAACCGGTGGATTCGCGCTGAAGGCAGCTAGCTTGATGAATAAGACTGCAAGTACAAGGTCACGCAAATGCATTATCGGAGTCTCCCGGAGGAGTGAGTATACGGGACAGCGAGGCGACCAGCTTTTCCAGTCGCTGTCGAATGACTGTTCCGGAAGAAAGGGGCATACAGGCTCGCGAGTGGTTAATGCCATCTTGAAACATGTCAACAACATTGCGGCCCGCCAGCGATGGATACCGCAACTCTTTCTCGGCAACCTGCATCTCACAAAACGTAGTGTATGCACTTCGCTTATCCGGCCTGTCGTACTCATTTCTGCCTTTCATAGGCCAAACTGTTTCAGACAAGTAAAGATCACGGTGGATTCGGCGATGCGAAATCTCATCAACTCACCTCTTCCCCACGAGAACAGGAGGCAGCAGCGATGCGTTTGAGCTTCCGGCTGATTTGTGCGC from Acidobacteriota bacterium includes:
- a CDS encoding multidrug transporter subunit MdtA, giving the protein MAQPLITPPPDLREVEIPPRRSSGGRKTVIWIIVIFAVIALGMFGLRSLHKAPDQNSARGQGGRGAAGADANRAIPVSVAPVQQRDMPVYLEGLGNVQAYYTVTIHSRVDGQLMQVNFREGQHIRKGDELALIDPRPYEVQVAQAEATKFKDQANLENARRDLQRYADLYKQGVIAQQQYNTQESLVAQQEGLVRADDAQINNAKLNLTYSHIKAPIDGQVGLRLVDPGNMVHASDANGLLVITQLQPISVLFTLPEDNLPMVTQHMRSGRLEVQAWNRDDTQQIADGRLETIDNQIDPNTGTFRLKAVFDNRDNALYPNQFVNARLEVYTRQNAITIPATAVQRGAQGTYVYALKEDKTVEQRPIKVALTEGLSAVVDSGVNPGEQVVTDGQEKLQPGSRVDAQIPGQQPGQATPSGRPGGAGRRAGHGA
- a CDS encoding heme-dependent peroxidase, with the protein product MSTARTARPQTASLPEVPLTIEGYSVLHQMMKFRWPAWRQLSGVQKNEIIGEAAKVLEEMEQNAIGQSALFSLLGHKGDLMFVHFRESFAALNQAELALARTRLGDFLEHSSSYLSVIELGLYESSIKTYRSLLDAGIEPHSDEWKRAIEDTLARQREAMQPRLFPQMPPNRYICFYPMDRRRGEDKNWYTLPIEERQRQMNEHGLVGRRYAGEVKQIISGSIGFDDWEWGVTLFADDPLVFKRLIYEMRFDEVSAVYALFGTFFVGLRCPPADLASLLAP
- a CDS encoding amidohydrolase, which gives rise to MHLRDLVLAVLFIKLAAFSANPPVSSTDFDQLYPNLEKLYVDFHQTPELSLHEQKTAAKLVSELKPLGYEVTSGVGGYGVVAVLRNGNGPNVLLRTDTDALPVEEKTGLPFASKVRTAEGTPVMHACGHDLHMTAWIGTATWMAAHKQQWSGTLIMIAQPAEEVVKGAKAMLADGLYTRFPKPNFAVAIHDADNLPAGKVGYTPGYALANSDSIDITVFGKGGHGAQPQMTIDPIVIAARIISGLQTLVSRQNNPLDPVVVTVGQIHGGTKNNIIPDQVMLGLSVRTYKKEVRERILQGIERVAKAEAELAGAPRAPEVKTTEGTIAVYNDPKLTERLVGSLRRSLGDSNVVEMPPKMVSEDFSYYAQDGIPEAMFHVGAVNPDKFAEAQQSGAQLPSLHSALFAPDFQPTLRTAIQSEVTELLELMQKK